In the Labeo rohita strain BAU-BD-2019 unplaced genomic scaffold, IGBB_LRoh.1.0 scaffold_94, whole genome shotgun sequence genome, one interval contains:
- the LOC127162429 gene encoding NACHT, LRR and PYD domains-containing protein 1 homolog isoform X2, producing the protein MIEKDVKQLRERVMKLCEEYERNYNCSITDYQGKKTDEKLGDSEWELQRPLEVKTDADIKYSVSSSAGQHECSETSLRWESASDVSLEYRFVEWKSLSKDILKNYKPCGPLIDISVTNGTLREVQLPHFVCVDSVSSSDDAVKVLHVKDGTVSFERCELSGSHAKILNPTFSCVAIVVEAQRYNNMKFQCETLIYRNRKASLNLHVYLIVKDQKLKKDVEEKEIKNMEILKPIPDEALIMDDSYILKTSCDSKIKPSSLKLTPGKANFFDIHLQDVKECLELSIETKEGQKIWDVNIESDEFNRKSSASDWRVKTINRSVLILQWWRQLITAIEQSAKMPLPLSKETDTAQKKRKCKKGEGAEFVDKHRTQLIRKVSLVEPIADDMKDLIGDEKYGMISMSVTKEEKMRTLLNFLTTPKLKDKLYQSLVEHEYHVIEYLNDSG; encoded by the exons GGTGATTCTGAATGGGAACTTCAAAGACCTTTAGAGGTCAAGACAGATGCAGATATCAAGTACAG TGTCAGCTCCTCTGCAGGGCAGCATGAATGTTCAGAGACTAGCCTCCGCTGGGAGTCTGCCAGTGATGTCAGTTTGGAGTATCGGTTTGTTGAATGGAAATCActcagtaaagatattttgaagaactaCAAGCCATGTGGACCTTTGATAGACATCAGTGTAACCAATGGCACACTGAGGGAAGTTCAGCTACCTCACTTCGTCTGTGTAG ATTCTGTATCTTCCTCGGATGATGCAGTAAAAGTTCTTCATGTAAAGGATGGTACCGTTTCATTTGAAAGATGTGAATTGAGTGGATCCCATGCCAAGATTCTCAATCCCACCTTCTCATGCGTGGCAATTGTTGTAGAGGCACAACGGTACAACAACATGAAATTTCAATGTGAAACTTTGATTTATCGCAACAGAAAGGCTTCCCTCAACCTTCATGTGTACCTGATTGTAAAGGatcaaaaacttaaaaag GATGTAGAGGAGAAGGAGATCAAAAATATGGAGATTTTAAAACCAATTCCAGATGAAGCCCTTATCATGGATGACAGTTACATCCTGAAGACTTCTTGTGATTCCAAAATCAAACCTTCG AGTTTAAAATTGACACCCGGCAAGGCCAACTTCTTTGATATACACCTTCAAGATGTAAAGGAATGTCTTGAACTCTCCATAGAGACAAAAGAGGGCCAAAAAATATGGGATGTTAATATAGAATCAG ATGAGTTCAACAGAAAGAGTTCAGCAT CTGACTGGAGGGTGAAAACAA TTAATAGATCGGTGCTGATTTTGCAATGGTGGCGCCAATTGATAACGGCTATTGAACAATCCGCTAAAATGCCTCTTCCGCTATCCAAAG AGACTGACAcagcacagaaaaaaagaaaatgcaaaaaggGTGAag GTGCTGAGTTTGTGGATAAACACAGGACACAGTTGATCAGAAAGGTCTCACTGGTGGAGCCAATTGCAGATGACATGAAAGATCTGATTGGTGATGAAAAATACGGAATGATCTCAATGTCAGTAACaaaagaagagaaaatgagaacacttctgaactttctgaCGACACCAAAACTGAAAGATAAACTTTACCAAAGTCTTGTAGAACATGAGTACCACGTTattgaatatttgaatgattctGGGTAG
- the LOC127162437 gene encoding sterile alpha motif domain-containing protein 9-like, whose amino-acid sequence MSSIPSSKNGIITIPTELRDSLSCLDIVCSDIFETGDPEEAKKHEADFLKGAPLKWINLAEDENSPMVKRDGFNDLIELIKRKTNKPCLITDVSLRYQSGSGGSTLAMQVLWHFRKDLRCARVIDSDLDTKELSKQVVDLFLLSNEKHTKPNRKTVLLLLDTRKKINDLPIKNIIWEDLIDEIQKRRINTETPAVIILNCIPTDFTLTNTMILPPKLSEEEIKKFKEKLLQQIRLQKKRPLESYDHKSVSSQRQRRISTS is encoded by the coding sequence ATGTCTTCCATACCTTCATCTAAAAATGGAATCATCACAATTCCAACTGAACTTAGAGATTCACTATCATGCCTCGACATTGTATGTTCTGATATTTTTGAGACAGGAGACCCTGAAGAAGCTAAGAAGCATGAGGCTGACTTTCTTAAAGGAGCCCCACTAAAGTGGATTAATTTAGCGGAGGATGAAAACTCACCGATGGTCAAGAGAGACGGCTTTAATGATTTAATAGAGTTAATTAAGAGAAAAACTAATAAACCTTGTCTCATTACTGATGTTTCCTTACGGTACCAGTCTGGCAGTGGAGGCTCAACTCTCGCCATGCAGGTGCTTTGGCATTTCCGGAAAGATCTCAGATGTGCCAGAGTGATCGATTCAGATTTAGACACCAAAGAGCTGTCAAAACAAGTGGTGGACCTTTTTCTGTTGTCtaatgaaaaacacacaaaaccaaaTAGGAAAACTGTGCTGCTGTTACTGGACaccaggaaaaaaataaatgatctaCCTATCAAGAATATTATCTGGGAAGACCTGATTGATGAAATCCAGAAGAGGCGCATCAATACTGAGACTCCAGCTGTGATCATTTTGAACTGCATCCCTACAGACTTCACTCTGACCAACACAATGATTCTTCCTCCAAAACTCTCTGaagaggaaataaaaaaattcaaggaAAAACTTCTGCAACAGATCCGACTACAGAAAAAAAGGCCATTGGAAAGTTACGACCATAAATCTGTTTCATCACAAAGACAGCGGCGGATCAGCACTAGCTAG